From a region of the Zingiber officinale cultivar Zhangliang chromosome 4B, Zo_v1.1, whole genome shotgun sequence genome:
- the LOC121977404 gene encoding putative peptidyl-tRNA hydrolase PTRHD1 encodes MYSSNTLKKHYGFSCVARAALLLAPAMGTLLPARFASCARRPYPTQLRRRPFRPPPTRSMSVSQESALREPAPASTDDGDGPAKGDVMVQYVVLRRDLIDTWPLGSVVTQGCHAAVAAVWSHRQHPDVLVYCSDDKLDSMHKVTLEVKGETQLRNLSEKLKSEGVDHKLWIEQPENFPTCLATRPYPKSQLASFFKKLKLCK; translated from the exons ATGTATTCGTCAAATACACTAAAAAAACATTATGGCTTCTCATGCGTAGCACGTGCCGCGCTATTATTAGCGCCTGCGATGGGAACGCTGTTGCCGGCTCGATTCGCATCCTGTGCTCGTCGCCCATACCCCACCCAGCTCCGACGACGGCCTTTCCGCCCGCCTCCGACAAGAAGCATGAGCGTGTCCCAGGAATCGGCGCTCCGAGAGCCCGCTCCCGCTTCTACCGATGACGGCGACGGACCAGCGAAGGGCGACGTGATGGTGCAGTACGTGGTCCTCCGCCGTGACCTGATCGACACTTGGCCTCTCGGCAGCGTCGTCACCCAGGGCTGCCACGCTGCGGTGGCCGCAGTCTGGTCCCACCGCCAACACCCCGACGTCCTCGTTTACTGTTCCGACGACAAACTCGACTCGATGCACAAG GTGACTCTGGAGGTGAAAGGGGAGACACAGCTGAGGAACCTTTCGGAGAAGCTCAAGTCAGAAGGGGTGGATCATAAGCTGTGGATCGAGCAGCCGGAGAACTTCCCGACCTGCCTTGCCACCCGGCCTTATCCCAAGTCTCAACTTGCATCTTTCTTTAAGAAGCTTAAGCTCTGCAAATGA